In Paenibacillus sonchi, a single genomic region encodes these proteins:
- a CDS encoding acetylxylan esterase: MNTIELRKQELENCRPEPTLEQGVVNEFWDGILAEYARKPLEIISVPEVTPYPGMRVDKVSFQSFDETRVHAWHIQPAQAGNGGGPLPCIITFPGYTGDRGYPERYASWVLLGYSVLAVDVRGQLGETGNLLPMESGVAKGWITQGLLEKEHSYYMAVAMDTVRAVETAAQLPGVDPSRIAITGGSQGGGIALLAGALSSKIAAVAADIPNLCRLDFGVLNSTSSLTEIGAYVRRYPEHLERVLDTLAYFDIVNLAPRITAPVLISVGWKDTVCMPESVYAAYNRIESDKQIMDYPFSGHEVSEFHLRQKVLFLQKHLGQAVR, from the coding sequence ATGAATACGATAGAGCTCCGCAAGCAGGAACTCGAGAACTGCCGTCCTGAACCGACACTGGAACAGGGAGTAGTCAACGAATTTTGGGATGGCATCCTTGCAGAGTATGCCCGCAAACCGCTGGAGATTATTTCTGTGCCCGAAGTGACGCCATATCCGGGAATGCGGGTAGACAAAGTCAGTTTCCAGAGCTTTGATGAAACAAGGGTCCATGCCTGGCATATTCAGCCTGCACAGGCGGGGAATGGCGGGGGGCCGCTTCCTTGCATCATTACCTTTCCCGGCTATACCGGGGACAGGGGATATCCGGAGCGTTACGCTTCCTGGGTGCTGCTCGGCTATTCCGTTCTGGCCGTGGATGTGCGGGGACAACTGGGAGAGACCGGAAATCTGCTGCCCATGGAGAGCGGTGTGGCCAAGGGCTGGATTACGCAGGGACTGCTGGAGAAGGAACATTCTTATTATATGGCAGTGGCTATGGATACCGTCCGCGCAGTGGAAACGGCTGCGCAGCTTCCGGGCGTGGACCCGTCGCGCATCGCGATTACCGGCGGCAGCCAGGGCGGGGGCATTGCTCTGCTGGCTGGTGCCCTGAGCAGCAAGATCGCCGCTGTGGCTGCAGACATCCCCAATCTCTGCCGGCTGGATTTCGGCGTGCTGAATTCAACCAGCTCCCTGACCGAGATCGGCGCTTATGTGCGGCGTTATCCGGAGCATCTGGAGCGGGTGCTGGATACGCTTGCTTACTTCGATATCGTGAACCTTGCCCCGCGCATTACGGCCCCGGTTCTGATTTCTGTCGGCTGGAAGGATACCGTCTGCATGCCGGAAAGCGTATATGCCGCGTATAACCGCATAGAGTCGGATAAGCAGATTATGGATTATCCCTTCTCCGGGCATGAGGTTAGTGAATTTCATCTCCGCCAGAAGGTGTTGTTCTTACAAAAGCATCTGGGTCAGGCGGTACGCTAG
- a CDS encoding low temperature requirement protein A, whose amino-acid sequence MTVKKVTWLELFYDLLYVAAVSKASHVLLHVEDETLSLETLGKFVLIFIPIWWAWVGQTLFVNRYGQDIVSHRIFLIIQLFFVLIMTASLSVDFDQTYYSFLTGYLGLRAMTAVQYHYVRSKENGHLRATAHYLGSRFWIGLVISACSLFFDSWVRYAVLYAGIAVDIILPLAGRKILVRTPANTHHLLERFSLFALILLGESVVSILAVLQSSTWTLQSVGFAGLTFVLIIAMWWQYYDNLEKKVDKNVHTAGQTIIYGHLFIFLSLCMLAASIQLLFLNKLHYGLMVNLLFGSVLLYFASTTLVFHVYRHKQHRLGIVHLAVLTAVLVCFYILDMAVHVPDVLIMGEMALFFAVYARITS is encoded by the coding sequence ATGACTGTAAAAAAAGTAACCTGGCTGGAGCTCTTCTATGATCTGCTGTATGTTGCCGCCGTGTCCAAAGCCAGCCATGTGCTGCTGCATGTAGAGGACGAAACCCTTTCGCTTGAAACGCTGGGCAAATTCGTGCTGATTTTTATCCCGATCTGGTGGGCCTGGGTGGGCCAGACGCTGTTTGTCAACCGCTATGGGCAGGACATTGTCTCTCACCGGATTTTTCTGATTATTCAATTGTTCTTTGTGCTGATTATGACGGCAAGCCTGTCCGTGGATTTCGATCAGACCTATTATTCGTTTCTGACAGGCTACCTCGGGCTGCGGGCGATGACTGCGGTACAGTATCATTACGTACGCTCCAAGGAAAACGGGCATCTTAGAGCCACCGCTCATTATTTAGGCAGCCGCTTTTGGATCGGACTGGTGATATCCGCCTGTTCCCTGTTCTTTGATTCCTGGGTCCGTTATGCCGTGCTGTACGCCGGAATTGCCGTCGACATCATCCTGCCGCTGGCGGGCAGAAAAATTCTGGTCCGGACACCTGCCAATACTCACCATCTGCTGGAGCGTTTCTCCCTGTTTGCCTTGATTCTCCTGGGGGAGTCCGTTGTGAGCATTCTTGCCGTGCTGCAATCCAGCACCTGGACCCTGCAGTCAGTAGGCTTCGCGGGCCTGACCTTCGTGCTGATTATAGCCATGTGGTGGCAGTATTACGATAATCTGGAGAAAAAGGTGGATAAAAATGTTCATACAGCCGGACAGACGATCATTTATGGACATCTGTTCATCTTCCTGTCGCTGTGCATGCTGGCTGCTTCAATCCAGCTGCTGTTCCTGAACAAGCTTCATTACGGGCTGATGGTGAATCTGCTTTTCGGCTCCGTGCTGCTCTACTTCGCCTCCACAACACTGGTCTTCCACGTGTACCGGCATAAGCAGCACCGGCTGGGAATCGTTCATCTGGCGGTGCTTACAGCGGTCCTGGTCTGCTTTTACATTCTGGACATGGCAGTTCACGTGCCGGATGTGCTGATCATGGGCGAAATGGCGCTGTTCTTTGCCGTGTATGCCCGGATCACAAGCTAA
- a CDS encoding YkvA family protein: MEKDRDKLPAEIAVENFKYSEKNEQLVKKSFWSKTRKFAGKIPFTKDAVAMYYCAIDAKTPLWAKGIAFGALAYFISPIDAIPDALIGLGLTDDAAIIAAGVRAIAGQVTEEHRQKSEEFFEKE; the protein is encoded by the coding sequence ATGGAGAAGGACAGGGATAAGCTGCCGGCGGAAATCGCCGTGGAGAATTTCAAATACAGTGAGAAGAACGAGCAGCTGGTGAAAAAGAGCTTTTGGAGCAAAACCCGGAAGTTTGCCGGAAAAATCCCGTTTACCAAAGATGCTGTGGCGATGTATTACTGTGCCATAGATGCCAAAACCCCTTTGTGGGCCAAAGGCATTGCCTTCGGGGCATTGGCTTATTTCATTTCCCCCATTGACGCGATTCCAGATGCGCTGATCGGCCTGGGCCTCACCGATGACGCAGCAATCATTGCCGCAGGTGTAAGGGCGATTGCCGGCCAGGTAACGGAGGAGCACCGGCAGAAGTCAGAGGAATTTTTTGAGAAGGAATAA
- a CDS encoding winged helix-turn-helix transcriptional regulator — protein MRDRKGGFGNAPGCDQAACPVEFTLDVIGGKWKGVLLYHMMEEKKRFSEFRRICPGITQRMLTLQLRELEEDGVVHREVYQQVPPKVEYSLTEFGRTLIPIIRLMRDWGVEYQTKQLSGESSRAETL, from the coding sequence ATGCGCGATCGTAAAGGCGGCTTCGGTAATGCTCCGGGCTGCGACCAGGCAGCCTGCCCTGTGGAATTCACCCTTGATGTGATCGGCGGCAAGTGGAAAGGCGTGCTGCTGTACCACATGATGGAGGAAAAGAAACGGTTCAGCGAATTCCGCCGGATCTGTCCCGGAATCACCCAGCGGATGCTGACCCTGCAGCTCCGGGAGCTGGAAGAGGATGGCGTTGTTCACCGCGAGGTCTATCAGCAGGTTCCGCCGAAGGTCGAATACTCCCTGACCGAGTTCGGCCGGACCCTCATCCCCATCATCCGGCTAATGAGGGATTGGGGCGTAGAATACCAGACCAAACAGCTTTCCGGAGAAAGCTCTCGGGCGGAGACTCTGTGA
- a CDS encoding NAD(P)H-dependent oxidoreductase produces the protein MESNAAAKKEIIAAYEFRHATKEFDSSRKISGEDFQFILETGRLSPSSFGFEPWKFVVVQNPEIREKLRQFTWGAQKQLPTASHFVLILSRLPKDLAAGSDYIQGIMKDVQNLPPEVAEGKRKMYDTFLTTDFGLTGNDRALFEWGARQTYLALGNMMTAAAQIGIDSCPIEGFDKPKIEEILAAKGIMDPEHFGIACMVAFGYRLNEPRGKTRRSAEQVVHWV, from the coding sequence ATGGAAAGTAATGCAGCAGCCAAAAAGGAAATCATCGCGGCCTATGAATTCAGACATGCTACGAAAGAATTCGACAGTAGCCGGAAGATCAGCGGAGAAGACTTTCAGTTCATCCTGGAAACCGGAAGACTCTCACCCAGCTCATTCGGCTTCGAGCCTTGGAAGTTTGTGGTGGTACAGAATCCGGAGATCCGGGAGAAGCTGCGCCAATTTACCTGGGGTGCCCAGAAGCAGCTTCCGACAGCCAGCCACTTCGTGCTGATTCTCTCGAGACTGCCCAAAGATCTGGCCGCCGGATCAGATTATATCCAGGGAATCATGAAGGATGTGCAGAACCTGCCTCCGGAAGTTGCTGAAGGGAAGCGCAAGATGTATGACACCTTCCTGACAACCGATTTCGGGTTGACAGGCAATGACCGTGCACTGTTCGAGTGGGGCGCCCGCCAGACTTATCTGGCCCTTGGCAATATGATGACGGCCGCCGCCCAGATCGGCATTGATTCCTGCCCGATTGAAGGCTTCGACAAGCCGAAAATCGAAGAGATCCTGGCAGCTAAGGGCATTATGGATCCGGAGCATTTCGGAATCGCCTGCATGGTGGCTTTTGGCTACCGCCTGAATGAGCCGCGCGGTAAAACCCGGCGCAGTGCTGAGCAGGTCGTTCACTGGGTATAA
- a CDS encoding CidA/LrgA family protein translates to MKIIRIIAQVAVLYLFFLAGDYLQKQLHLPVPGSIVGLLLLFILLLFKIVPVKLIEDGSLFILAYLPMFFIPATAGIMNHLDIFSGRGLMMIGILVASSVLTMVVTAHATEWITVLRTGSRSRSKITVAREKGSEA, encoded by the coding sequence ATGAAAATCATTCGTATTATTGCCCAGGTAGCTGTACTGTACCTGTTTTTTCTCGCCGGGGATTATTTGCAGAAGCAGCTGCATCTTCCGGTTCCGGGCAGCATTGTCGGACTGTTGCTTTTGTTTATTTTACTGCTGTTCAAGATTGTGCCGGTGAAGCTGATTGAGGACGGCTCATTATTCATTCTGGCCTATCTGCCCATGTTCTTCATTCCGGCAACGGCCGGGATTATGAATCACCTGGATATTTTCAGCGGCCGGGGGCTGATGATGATTGGCATCCTGGTCGCCAGCAGTGTGCTGACCATGGTTGTGACGGCACATGCCACCGAGTGGATCACAGTCCTCAGGACTGGCAGCAGAAGCCGCTCTAAAATAACGGTTGCCCGCGAGAAGGGGAGCGAAGCATGA
- a CDS encoding LrgB family protein translates to MNILLAAGFVLMNVGIYLFMAMLYKRFRLPVLLPALTATFTVVVLLLGFDISYDTYMIGGEWINRLLGPAVVSLAYPLYKQRHVLWQNLPAILGGTVIGLLVGMFSGMLLAAGLGFSKLYVLSILPKSITTAVAIQISSSLGGDSSLTSVFVMIAGFTGAIGGPYIIRLFRIRSESGIGIGLGTASHALGTAKALEYGEQSVSMSSVAMTVCAIVGSIVGPIVSWIMYH, encoded by the coding sequence ATGAATATCCTGCTTGCTGCCGGCTTCGTTCTGATGAATGTTGGTATTTATCTGTTCATGGCCATGCTGTACAAAAGATTTCGTCTACCTGTGCTTCTGCCGGCGCTCACCGCAACTTTTACCGTGGTGGTTCTTCTGCTTGGCTTCGATATTTCCTATGACACTTATATGATCGGCGGAGAATGGATCAACCGCCTGCTCGGACCGGCTGTGGTATCCCTTGCTTATCCGCTGTATAAGCAGCGCCATGTGCTGTGGCAGAACCTCCCGGCCATACTCGGCGGCACGGTTATCGGGCTGCTGGTCGGCATGTTCAGCGGGATGCTGCTGGCGGCTGGCCTTGGTTTTTCCAAGCTGTATGTGCTCTCGATCTTGCCCAAATCCATTACGACCGCTGTAGCGATCCAGATTTCCAGCAGTCTTGGCGGTGACTCTTCCTTAACTTCCGTCTTCGTCATGATCGCCGGGTTTACCGGAGCTATCGGCGGGCCTTATATCATCAGACTGTTCAGAATCCGCAGCGAATCCGGCATTGGCATCGGCCTGGGGACCGCTTCCCACGCTCTGGGCACAGCCAAAGCGCTGGAGTACGGAGAACAGTCGGTGTCCATGAGCTCTGTGGCTATGACGGTCTGTGCGATTGTAGGTTCGATCGTAGGCCCAATCGTTTCATGGATCATGTATCACTAG
- a CDS encoding alpha-L-arabinofuranosidase C-terminal domain-containing protein, with translation MHLLIHKKIIGHLLDACLAQLINTIAPITTENGGPLWLQTTYYPYMHASLYGRGTVLHPLVTSPKYDSSDFTDVPYLEAVSVYNEELGEITVFAVNRHLSEGMELSVDLRSFGPTEVIQHTVMEHEDLQAANTKLHPGNVLPHDRGTAVAGTAASPPFCPKLRGM, from the coding sequence CTGCACCTTCTGATCCATAAAAAGATAATTGGGCACCTACTGGATGCTTGCCTTGCCCAGCTGATCAATACCATTGCGCCGATTACGACTGAGAATGGAGGCCCGCTATGGCTCCAGACTACGTATTACCCTTACATGCATGCTTCCCTTTACGGACGGGGAACGGTGCTGCATCCGCTCGTTACCAGTCCTAAATATGATTCCAGCGATTTCACCGATGTTCCTTACCTGGAAGCAGTAAGCGTATACAATGAGGAACTGGGCGAAATCACTGTCTTTGCTGTAAACCGCCATTTGAGCGAAGGAATGGAGCTTTCCGTGGATTTGCGCAGCTTCGGACCCACTGAAGTCATTCAGCATACCGTTATGGAGCATGAAGATCTGCAGGCGGCCAACACCAAGCTGCATCCTGGGAATGTCCTGCCTCATGACCGCGGAACAGCGGTGGCAGGGACGGCCGCATCACCGCCCTTCTGTCCAAAGCTTCGTGGAATGTAA
- a CDS encoding TetR family transcriptional regulator: protein MTTEKSGLRERKKDETRRTLSEIALNLAIERGVGQVRVEDIAAAANVSLRTFNNYFPSKEAAIIGNAFQRSETIAVALAARPPGEALKDSFRAAVLAGFSDSSDRQWLARMILLRDDPALIGAQRKAEIEFERNLAKVIAERAQKDLTRDIYPTLLAAMLIAAVRAAVFFWTSSSPGGPTLHEILDEAISQLGYEH, encoded by the coding sequence ATGACGACTGAAAAATCGGGTTTGAGAGAACGTAAGAAGGATGAGACACGGCGAACGCTCAGCGAAATAGCCCTTAACCTCGCAATCGAAAGAGGGGTTGGCCAGGTTCGGGTTGAGGACATTGCCGCTGCCGCAAATGTCTCCCTGCGAACGTTCAATAACTATTTTCCTTCTAAAGAAGCGGCCATCATCGGCAACGCATTTCAACGTTCCGAGACGATAGCTGTTGCGTTAGCCGCCCGCCCGCCCGGGGAAGCTCTAAAGGACTCGTTCCGAGCCGCAGTTCTTGCCGGGTTTTCAGATTCATCAGACCGGCAATGGCTGGCACGCATGATCCTCCTTCGGGATGATCCCGCATTGATCGGCGCACAGCGAAAGGCAGAAATCGAGTTCGAACGGAACCTCGCGAAGGTCATCGCAGAACGTGCACAAAAGGATCTGACGCGGGATATCTATCCGACCTTATTAGCAGCAATGCTAATTGCGGCGGTACGTGCAGCGGTCTTTTTTTGGACTAGTTCATCTCCGGGAGGGCCAACGCTACACGAAATACTTGATGAAGCCATCAGCCAATTGGGGTATGAGCATTAA